The Lutzomyia longipalpis isolate SR_M1_2022 chromosome 2, ASM2433408v1 DNA window TTATCATTTatatttctattattttatcaTCACTCGTTTCTCTATTTCTTTGTAATGTGTCGAAACTGAAGAGGGCACTTCGATCTCCGGAACTTAGAATCCGCAGCGCAGCAATGGACCCCCACGTGGAGCCAGATTTCACGTCCAATTcatatttataaattccttcccagatttatgtatattgcttctagattttcttctcttgaagaagaaaatgaagcaattttCACTTCAAGTAAACTCgttaaaaaattgtcaaacgttATAAAGACaatagaaaagtttaaatagaaatgtaaaacgttagaaaaaatgccaaataaaCTGTCAAACGTTCGAAAAGAAACGCTCAAagttataaaaagaaaaaatcgtcaaatCCTATTAATTTGAAGGGAACAGTGGTTGTCAATTGCATTTAGTAATCTGAATCTTCATTAATCTTTTCTCTTAATCTATtcttttaatccatttttattgtcctttaaattaaaaaaaaatctttaaacttCTTCTTGAATCGATTTCTGGCATCAACAGAATCGaagaaaattagttaaatCCTTCACGGAAACTCTAATAAATCGAAAATAGCAGTTTCCGGCAACACAGAATAATCCAATTCtgactggaaaaaaatttcaagagtttcaTGCTTCGAGGCATCACTGTATTgtgaaaaaatcatcacaatgCAACGATTCAATATACTACATATATCTTGATTATATATAGGGGCAATACTGAAGGAATtgcaaaactttattttccatCCTTGATATCTATCTGTACATAACTATTTATATGTAATATGTATTTGTCTATGCTGCACAGCATAGAATAAAGAAGGACGAATGATTTATCTTCCTGCAGGACATTCACTATGAATTCCGTGGGAGTAATAATCAAGAGAGCGACAAGGACAATGAACACTGTCCCTATCCCCTTGTTGAGGGGATGGTAACAAAATCCCCCACTGAGAATGTCACCCCAACGAGTCCTATGAAGCAGAATGGCTTCGGGAGTATCCAAATGTCGGAGGCACATCAAATCAATGAATACGATGCGTATCTGGATTCAGCAAGTCGCAGTAGTGGGGAATTGGGTGACACGGAAATCAAGCACAATTCCACACCACAGAGGCATTCGCGATGCTTCAGATATTCCCCCGAGACAACGGACTACGATTCCAATTGCGGGGATCTCGATAGTTTATCTGGCGACTACAATACCACGACGAATTATCCAGCATTTGCGCGGCACTACACATCGATGCCGGTGCTGGAAGATGGATTGTCCAGTGGTCATGCTTCGGACACTGAAAATAACAATCCCACCACAATTGCCGTCTTGATGGCGGACAAGAAGCCCACGGAGACGGTGATTGAGCCTCCTCCGTTGCAGCTGAGAGCTCAAACTATTGTAGATAGCCCAATAAAGAGATCCCCAATTATGCAGAAGCTCGATGAATTCCTCCTGAACACCAATAACAGCGTGAGGAGTGAAGTTAAAGCTGCAGAAGCTTCCGAAATGCCCCAGAGCATCACTTCGAGCACCATTTTCAAGAATACAGATCCTGAACTTGAATCTCTCTATTCTATTAGTGAgtcttttgattttcctttaaattttaacgaattctttgaagaaaatatttttaatttaattccctttagACATGGTCCAGATGACACCTCCACCACCAGCTCCAGCTCCACATAGAAAAGCTTCCGTAGCTGGATTGGATGCAAATGTTCCGGATATTCAAGCTGCCTTAAAGGATATCCGTTCAACATTGAAGCGAACAAAGACATACCCAACGCAGCAGGATAATCATCTTCTATCGGAAGCCATTGCCTCCCCTATCTCAACATCTCCCGTTTGGATACCAAGGTAGGGATTTCTCTCTAACATCCCTAAAtctcaaaaatctttaaataaatcgttggatttttttttaccaacagCTACAGATGCAGAGAAAACATTCCCGAGAGTACTGAATTGGATGCATTGCACGAGAAGAGCGCAAGTGGAGAAGAAGAGGAATTGGATACAGATCTCGAAACAGATAGACTTCTAGGGCATCAGCGGGTGGATGATCAAGGATTCTACGATGAGAATAGCAAATGGTCCGAACGGAAGGGTCGCTTTGGGGCATCAACACTCAGCAAATTGTCCCCGAAAGTTCCCAAAAGTAACTCCACGTCGCTCCTTAGGCAGGGAATAAACTCCCTCCTACCGTCCACACCGGAAATCACATCAACAGTCACCAATCTCAAATCACCTAACAACAATCTTGTGGATCTCGTGAGTGGGAATAGCAACCTTTCGCCACAgagtggtggtggtgggatGCAGAATGTCTCCTCGCCGGAGCATATTGACAGCGGAGGAAGTGGGGATCAGGATAAGCATCAGGATTTAATAAATGAGAGCCCCAGTGGTTCAAATGCATCCACAAAGGATGGggataagaagaagaagagcaaaaataaGGAAGTACTCATTGAGGGTGTCCTTTTCCGTGCACGCTATTTGGGCTCAACACAACTCGTTTGCGAAGGTCAACCAACAAAATCAACAAGGATGATGCAAGCTGAGGAAGCAGTATCCAGGATTAAGGTAATCCAACATTGAcgcaagattttctttttaaaataaatttcgctAAATGTATCGCTTAATTCCTTCTCTTTGCGCTTTCCCCGAAGGCTTTGGTAAGTCGCTTCCTGGtcgaaaaattaaatccaattaaattaaatttggggaatttttcgaATCAACTGAATTTGTATCCTTTTAGGCTCCTGATGGAGAAAATCAACCGAGTACAGAGGTAGACTTGTTTATCTCAACGGAGAAGATTATGGTGCTGAATACAGACCTCAAGGAGATCATGATGGACCACGCCCTGAGGACAATCTCCTACATTGCTGACATTGGGGACCTGGTGGTGCTGATGGCACGACGACGGTTTGTGCCGCAGGACATGGATGACGGGCCGAAGCCCAATCGAACGCCCAAGATGATCTGCCATGTCTTTGAGAGTGACGAAGCGCAATTCATTGCACAGTCCATCGGCCAGGCCTTCCAGGTGGCCTACATGGAGTTCCTCAAGGCGAACGGCATTGAGGATCACAGCTTCGTCAAGGAGATGGACTACCAGGAGGTGCTCAATAGTCAGGAGATCTTTGGCGATGAACTGGAGATCTTTGCGAAGAAGGAGCTACAGAAGGAGGTGGTTGTGCCCAAGGCGAAAGGAGAAATCCTCGGGGTGGTAATTGTGGAATCGGGATGGGGCTCAATGCTGCCCACTGTGGTCATTGCGAATCTCCTGTCGTCCGGCGCTGCAGCGCGTTGCGGACAACTCAACATAGGTGACCAAATAATCGCCATCAATGGGCTGAGTCTTGTTGGTTTGCCCCTGTCCACGTGCCAGACGTACATAAAAAATACCAAAACACAGACTGTTGTCAAATTTACCGTCGTTCCGTGTCCTCCAGTCGTTGAGGTGAAGATTAAGCGACCAAATACAAAGTATCAACTAGGATTTAGTGTTCAGAATGGCGTGGTGagttctctttgcaaattaattctcttctttgaagaatttttaggatttttggctttttgaataaaagaattaattgaattttatttctttttggcaGATTTGTAGCTTGCTTAGGGGTG harbors:
- the LOC129788689 gene encoding uncharacterized protein LOC129788689; its protein translation is MVSTTISLVDTKTPTATNHSSGRTAGESSAGASGGGGGGGGGNGVGGNVLNEQISMLFPKCRPRNDVNLNPLTTHVPPSPPPSSLSSSNSSVRIPLSKSSSVATNPFLTATHDLGGISGRPDRFSNYYYGNTSQASMDYGSNYTQNSTEMMSKHFQKHLNHVQRSASYHQNPFLKDTELGFWDMRARTPNTTPASTVLNSPEVTDSEGGMAGPPLGLVSRSHIGMLPSKQSHHIRVGRSPVGHGESYSFVEPTNAAAAASCSSTSASGRSVAVVTDGEVVVFDDIGDTWQNLRITTESEMPEHKTIHEENDEEEDDEEDEEETVDIFEHTRVPREQINHKMANHLEATTTRYVSSGKNVSGIIEYDGSPRRFGHLATSSTINQYYDDTPISKAQTYGTMTTKLKPRPGFPQRVMPSPTEPTTVPLDEHSHDQEGSSSSINVAEMQTPTDFTLTEPKLSTFDYLYEFSETRKVLEEFFKCPIAEDDKTLEKLSDFNGSDADSTDIHYEFRGSNNQESDKDNEHCPYPLVEGMVTKSPTENVTPTSPMKQNGFGSIQMSEAHQINEYDAYLDSASRSSGELGDTEIKHNSTPQRHSRCFRYSPETTDYDSNCGDLDSLSGDYNTTTNYPAFARHYTSMPVLEDGLSSGHASDTENNNPTTIAVLMADKKPTETVIEPPPLQLRAQTIVDSPIKRSPIMQKLDEFLLNTNNSVRSEVKAAEASEMPQSITSSTIFKNTDPELESLYSINMVQMTPPPPAPAPHRKASVAGLDANVPDIQAALKDIRSTLKRTKTYPTQQDNHLLSEAIASPISTSPVWIPSYRCRENIPESTELDALHEKSASGEEEELDTDLETDRLLGHQRVDDQGFYDENSKWSERKGRFGASTLSKLSPKVPKSNSTSLLRQGINSLLPSTPEITSTVTNLKSPNNNLVDLVSGNSNLSPQSGGGGMQNVSSPEHIDSGGSGDQDKHQDLINESPSGSNASTKDGDKKKKSKNKEVLIEGVLFRARYLGSTQLVCEGQPTKSTRMMQAEEAVSRIKAPDGENQPSTEVDLFISTEKIMVLNTDLKEIMMDHALRTISYIADIGDLVVLMARRRFVPQDMDDGPKPNRTPKMICHVFESDEAQFIAQSIGQAFQVAYMEFLKANGIEDHSFVKEMDYQEVLNSQEIFGDELEIFAKKELQKEVVVPKAKGEILGVVIVESGWGSMLPTVVIANLLSSGAAARCGQLNIGDQIIAINGLSLVGLPLSTCQTYIKNTKTQTVVKFTVVPCPPVVEVKIKRPNTKYQLGFSVQNGVICSLLRGGIAERGGVRVGHRIIEINNQSVVAVPHEKIVNLLATSVGEILMKTMPTSMFRLLTGQENPIYI